In Arsenicicoccus sp. oral taxon 190, the following are encoded in one genomic region:
- a CDS encoding ABC transporter substrate-binding protein, with protein sequence MPTAIRRAAVALATAALLASSACSAGSSTQGSGSGQSGSDGGQGQGKDTAAIGLVLEPTSLDFTKADGAAIPQALLGNVYEGLVRVDDAGKIQPALATAWQVSPDRKTYTFDLVEGAKFSNGAPFTADDAVFSIERVTKDWAVSVKKSMDVVAKATALSPTRLQVTLSRPSNSWLYAMTTRVGAMFSRTGVADLATTPVGTGPYTLGEWKRGDSITLRRNDSYHGTKPFFRQVTLRYIKDPAALNNALLSGTIDVIGTVQSPESLQQFTSNPKYHVIEGTTNGEVMLTMNNATPLLKDKAVRQAIRQAIDHKALLQTCWAGHGTLLGTMVPPTDPWYEDLTGLLPFNRAKATQALKDAGAAGKEIRLRLPSAPYATTCGQVVKSDLEQAGLKVKVDQIDFPTWLTDVFKGGSYDLTIVAHVEPRDIGRMFGNPAYYPHYDNKAVQAELAAADAGTEQEQVEHMKKAARLVAEDSASDVLFLMPNLVVADKGIQGLPTNAVGETLDLARLSRS encoded by the coding sequence ATGCCCACCGCCATCCGCCGCGCCGCCGTCGCCCTCGCGACCGCCGCCCTGCTCGCCTCGAGCGCATGCTCCGCCGGGTCCAGCACCCAGGGGTCCGGCAGCGGCCAGAGCGGATCGGACGGGGGTCAGGGCCAGGGCAAGGACACCGCCGCCATCGGGCTGGTGCTCGAGCCGACGAGCCTGGACTTCACCAAGGCCGACGGCGCCGCCATCCCGCAGGCGCTCCTCGGCAACGTCTACGAGGGCCTGGTGCGCGTCGACGACGCCGGCAAGATCCAGCCCGCCCTGGCCACCGCGTGGCAGGTCAGCCCCGACCGCAAGACCTACACCTTCGACCTGGTCGAGGGTGCGAAGTTCAGCAACGGCGCGCCCTTCACCGCCGACGACGCCGTTTTCAGCATCGAGCGCGTCACGAAGGACTGGGCAGTCTCGGTCAAGAAGTCCATGGACGTCGTCGCGAAGGCCACGGCGCTGTCGCCGACCCGGCTGCAGGTGACCCTGTCCCGGCCCAGCAACTCCTGGCTCTACGCCATGACCACGCGGGTGGGCGCGATGTTCTCCCGCACCGGGGTGGCCGACCTCGCCACCACGCCCGTCGGCACCGGCCCCTACACCCTCGGGGAGTGGAAGCGCGGCGACTCGATCACGTTGCGCCGCAACGACTCCTACCACGGCACCAAGCCCTTCTTCCGGCAGGTGACGCTGCGCTACATCAAGGACCCCGCGGCGCTCAACAACGCGCTGCTGTCCGGCACCATCGACGTGATCGGGACCGTTCAGTCCCCGGAGTCGCTGCAGCAGTTCACCTCCAACCCGAAGTACCACGTCATCGAGGGCACGACCAACGGCGAGGTCATGCTCACCATGAACAACGCCACGCCGCTGCTCAAGGACAAGGCGGTGCGCCAGGCGATCCGCCAGGCCATCGACCACAAGGCGCTGCTGCAGACCTGCTGGGCCGGTCACGGCACCCTGCTCGGCACGATGGTCCCGCCCACCGACCCGTGGTACGAGGACCTCACCGGGCTGCTGCCCTTCAACCGGGCCAAGGCCACCCAGGCGCTCAAGGACGCGGGGGCGGCCGGCAAGGAGATCCGGCTGCGGCTGCCGTCGGCGCCCTACGCCACCACCTGCGGGCAGGTCGTCAAGTCCGACCTGGAGCAGGCTGGCCTCAAGGTCAAGGTCGACCAGATCGACTTCCCGACGTGGCTCACCGACGTCTTCAAGGGCGGCAGCTACGACCTGACCATCGTCGCCCACGTCGAGCCGCGCGACATCGGCCGGATGTTCGGCAACCCCGCCTACTACCCGCACTACGACAACAAGGCCGTGCAGGCCGAGCTGGCCGCGGCGGACGCCGGCACCGAGCAGGAGCAGGTCGAGCACATGAAGAAGGCGGCCCGGCTCGTCGCCGAGGACTCCGCCTCCGACGTGCTCTTCCTCATGCCCAACCTCGTGGTCGCCGACAAGGGCATCCAGGGCCTGCCGACCAACGCGGTGGGCGAGACGCTGGACCTGGCCCGCCTCTCGCGGTCCTAG
- a CDS encoding ABC transporter permease translates to MLLGLLRRVGVFVTSLLVSSVLVFGLMVLLPGDPARVALGTGATDEAVAALRHDFGLDRALPVQYLDWLRGLVTGDLGASYVSRAPIAPQVADRLQVSLLLVLAALLVAVVVALPLGTLAALHHRRPLGVVLAAVSQLGVAVPAFLVGVLLISYFAVRLGWFPANGWTPPAEDPVMFLRQLTLPALSLGLVQAAVLSRYVRSAVLDVLHEDYLRTARAKGLRPGPALVRHGLRNASVPVMTVLGLQLATTLIGAVVVERVFVVPGLGSLLLDSVGNRDLLVVQDVVMVLVVAVLVVNLLVDLLYVVLDPRLRTGTR, encoded by the coding sequence ATGCTGCTCGGCCTGCTGCGACGCGTCGGGGTCTTCGTGACCTCGCTGCTGGTGAGCAGCGTCCTGGTCTTCGGCCTGATGGTGCTGCTGCCCGGCGACCCCGCCCGGGTCGCCCTCGGCACCGGCGCCACCGACGAGGCCGTCGCCGCGCTGCGGCACGACTTCGGGCTGGACCGGGCCCTGCCGGTGCAGTACCTCGACTGGCTGCGGGGCCTGGTCACCGGCGACCTCGGGGCGTCATACGTCTCCCGCGCGCCGATCGCTCCGCAGGTCGCCGACCGGTTGCAGGTGTCGCTGCTGCTGGTGCTGGCGGCGCTGCTGGTCGCGGTGGTCGTCGCGCTGCCGCTCGGGACGCTCGCCGCGCTCCACCACCGCCGCCCGCTCGGGGTGGTGCTCGCCGCGGTCTCCCAGCTCGGGGTGGCGGTGCCGGCCTTCCTCGTCGGGGTGCTGCTCATCAGCTACTTCGCGGTGCGGCTCGGGTGGTTCCCGGCCAACGGGTGGACCCCACCGGCGGAGGACCCCGTGATGTTCCTGCGCCAGCTGACCCTGCCGGCGCTGTCGCTCGGCCTGGTCCAGGCGGCGGTGCTGTCGCGCTACGTGCGCTCGGCCGTCCTGGACGTGCTGCACGAGGACTACCTGCGCACGGCCCGGGCCAAGGGGCTGCGTCCGGGCCCCGCGCTGGTCCGGCACGGCCTGCGCAACGCGTCGGTCCCGGTGATGACGGTGCTCGGGCTGCAGCTCGCCACGACCCTCATCGGTGCGGTCGTCGTCGAGCGCGTCTTCGTCGTCCCCGGCCTCGGCTCCCTGCTCCTGGACAGCGTCGGCAACCGCGACCTGCTCGTCGTGCAGGACGTCGTGATGGTCCTGGTCGTCGCGGTGCTCGTCGTCAACCTGCTCGTCGACCTGCTCTACGTCGTGCTCGACCCCCGGCTGCGGACGGGCACGCGATGA
- a CDS encoding ABC transporter permease, whose protein sequence is MTLDPRVSLPGTPPAARGRMPGAARRARRVDASLLVGAALVGLVVVTALVSFVWTPHPPDLTDGSVALRGPMPGYPLGTDRLGQDELSRLMVGARTTLLVGIVSVGVAALVGVPLGIVAGMRGGLLGRLLMRANDVLLAFPALLLAIMLAAVRGGSTTVAMVAIGIASIPSFARVTRAGVLSIMHREYILAARAAGRSSLGIAVHHVLPGVANLVIVQASVAFGMAILAEAGLSYLGVGTPPDVPSWGRMLYDSQATLWQTPRLAWVPGLAIAVAVLGFNLLGDGLRDLLDPTLEDRG, encoded by the coding sequence ATGACCCTCGACCCACGGGTCTCGTTGCCCGGCACCCCTCCTGCTGCCCGCGGCCGTATGCCGGGCGCTGCGCGCCGCGCCCGCCGCGTCGACGCGTCGCTGCTCGTGGGCGCCGCCCTGGTCGGCCTCGTCGTCGTCACGGCGCTGGTCAGCTTCGTGTGGACCCCGCACCCGCCGGACCTGACCGACGGCTCCGTCGCGCTGCGGGGGCCGATGCCCGGGTACCCGCTCGGCACCGACCGGCTCGGGCAGGACGAGCTGTCCCGCCTCATGGTGGGGGCGCGCACCACGCTGCTCGTCGGCATCGTCTCGGTCGGGGTGGCCGCGCTCGTCGGGGTGCCGCTCGGGATCGTCGCGGGGATGCGTGGCGGCCTGCTCGGGCGGCTGCTGATGCGGGCCAACGACGTGCTGCTGGCCTTCCCGGCGCTGCTGCTCGCGATCATGCTGGCCGCCGTCCGGGGCGGCTCGACCACGGTGGCGATGGTCGCGATCGGCATCGCCTCGATCCCGAGCTTCGCGCGGGTGACGCGCGCGGGGGTGCTGTCGATCATGCACCGGGAGTACATCCTGGCCGCCCGTGCCGCCGGTCGCTCCTCCCTCGGCATCGCCGTGCACCACGTGCTGCCCGGCGTCGCCAACCTGGTCATCGTGCAGGCCTCGGTGGCGTTCGGCATGGCGATCCTCGCCGAGGCGGGGCTGAGCTATCTCGGGGTGGGGACTCCGCCGGACGTGCCCTCCTGGGGCCGGATGCTCTACGACTCGCAGGCCACGCTGTGGCAGACCCCGCGGCTGGCGTGGGTGCCCGGGCTCGCGATCGCGGTGGCGGTGCTCGGCTTCAACCTGCTCGGCGACGGGCTGCGCGACCTGCTGGACCCCACCCTGGAGGACCGGGGATGA